Genomic window (Mycoplasma sp. NEAQ87857):
TAATTGCTTTGCAAATAATTGATTATTATTTTCATCTCAATCTGTTGTTGAACTTGAAGTAAATAAATTATATTTAGTATTTTCAAAATATCTTTTAAAAGAGTTAGCTAAATTATTATTAACTCTAATCAAGTTTCTTGTTTTATTTTGTTTATTTATGATAAATCTATTTTTTATAAAAACTTTTATATTATCAGTTGGACGAATAATTAATTTAGGATAAAAATAATTATTAGCTTTTTCTACTTGACTTTTTCATCAATACATATCAGCAAAAGCAGGTGGTGTTTGATTACTAAGGTAAATTTGATCTACTTTATAATAAGGATCATAAACGTGATTTTTTAAAGTTAAATCAACTGAATTGAATCTATTATTTTGTAAAGTTAAATTTCAATTTATTTCTTCGTCATTAGTTATTGAATTGTTATGATTACTATATTCTCTTATCAAACTTTTTAAAAAGGATGCTTGATTGTTAAAATCATATGATGAAAAGATAGCTTTATAATCTAAATATAAAGATGATAATCTATATCAATGTTCTTCATCTCAATCAAGTCAATTATAATAATCTTTATTATAAGGTTTTAAGATAACTTTTTTATTAACTATTGCTTTAAATTGATCGAAATTTATGTTTGTTGAATTTGAAATTGGAAAATAATTACGCACAATCCGTACTGGAGGATTTGAATTAAAAACTAGATTTGGAACTTTTTCTTGCGTTTCGTTAAATGAATAAACATGATTTAAGACTAATGCTCTTCAATAGTATTCATCTCTTGAGTTTTGCAATCTTCTAACGACAGTATAATTTTCATCATATCATTCAGGATTACTATGTTTATCATTTCCTCAACTATTAGGTCTTCCAAAATATCTTATTGATTCATTTCCGTTGCCTTGATCATATAATAATCCATAATCTCTAGTAATAAGAGTAGTATGACCTAGAAAATATCAAGCATAGAAAAAGGTATCATTTGGAGTTATTGTAAATGTTCTTGATATTTCTTGTTTAAAAACCTTAAAATCATCTTCAGTTCTTATTTTTACACCATCAGAAAAATAGTCATCATCTTCTGAGTTTTCTTCTTCTCATCTTGAATAAAAATCTAATACATCACCTTCGCTTCAAGATAAAGTAGCTAAAGGTATAAATGAAGTTGATCCTAAAATCAAACTTGGTAATATTTTTTTAATTTTCATTATAAATCCTTTCTACAACATAAATTTTTCAATATCTAGTTCATTCTTATTATCTTTATCTTTACTTTCATCCATTTCTTTTTTAAGTTCCTTTTTAATATCATAATCATTATATTTAGCAATATTTTTCAATAAAGCTTTCATATAATCATCAAAATAATCTAATACGTTATTTACTTGTTTCATATCAAGCTTCATTTTTTCATTCTTTGCATTAACTAAATAATTCCTTAAATTTTTAAAGTTTTGATTTTCAGAAACTTTATGCTCAGGATTGATTTTTAATGCTTCCATCATAAAATCTAATTTTTTATTAATGATAACTAGCTCAATATCTCTGTTTTCAAAATCGCTTCTAATTGTTTTTAAAAACGGAGTTAATGAAGCTCACATCGCTTTTCTAAAAGC
Coding sequences:
- a CDS encoding Mbov_0398 family ICE element protein; the protein is MDKKLNNLTVRFNGLDDDEVNLIAKWMQKIKSEKQTLASKEIVNVLLDKLKSEELERNVSNFQQEIFYAFRKAMWASLTPFLKTIRSDFENRDIELVIINKKLDFMMEALKINPEHKVSENQNFKNLRNYLVNAKNEKMKLDMKQVNNVLDYFDDYMKALLKNIAKYNDYDIKKELKKEMDESKDKDNKNELDIEKFML